The stretch of DNA AAAAATAAAAAGGCGATAAACTTTTTCATAGGCTTGTATGTTTTGTATAATAGCTAAAATAGTAAAACTTCTAATTTGAAAAAATATTTTTTTAAATATACTTACAACAAACTAAAAGTCAGATTATTGTAAAAAAGTTGAAAAATAGTTTAAAAAAAAACAAAAAAAATTGTGATTGTTAAAATGTAATCTTAATTTTGTAGGAAGTGAAAATGATTTTTTCCATTAATGAACGATTTATCAAAACTTATTGATGCTCTTGAGGTTAAGTTCTTTAAATTGAATCAGAAACTGGTGCAATTAGAGAAGAAAAATCAAGAAATGGTAGAGTTGTTAGAACAAGTTAAGAAAGATAATGAAGTTAAAGCAGCTCAGGTTACTAGTTTAAATGAGCAAATTGATAAATTGAAAATGGTAAATTCATTGTTAGGCAGTGACGAAAATAAACGAGAAACGAAACTCAAGATAAATTCATTAATTCGTGAAATTGATTATTGCATAGCGCAACTTTCTGATTAGGAAGTCATGAGTGAAAAATTAAATATCAAAATATCTATAGCCGATCGTGTATATCCATTAACAATTGAAGATACACAGGAAGAAGCATTACGAACTGCTTCAAAAAAAATAGATGCCATGATAAAGCAATTTGAACAAAGCTATGCTGTAAGAGATAAGCAAGACGTTCTGGCAATGTGTGCGTTACAATTTGCGGCGCAAACAGAGCAAAAGAAGTTGGATACTTCCGAAGAACAGCAAAATGCGCTGAAGCGCTTACAAAGCTTGGATTTAAAATTGAGTGAGTTACTCTCAAAATAAATACGTTCTTACAAATAAGATAAAGATACTGCCTACATTAGCATATATTTGATAAACTCAACACTAACAAATTAAAATGAGCGAATCTTCGTACTATTGTAAGCCCTTAAGTGGGAAACATGAAAAACGAGCTAGCTCAAAACTTGTCTTTACGAGTTTATACAAACACCTAATGTAGGCTTTTTTTATATAAATATTTTTTAAAACTATGGATTTTATAACGATTATAGGAATTGTTTTGGGAATTGCTTTAGGGTTTGGAATTGCTAAATTTTTAGAAAAAAGCAATGTGTCAAACCTTATTAAAAATGCAAAAAAGGAAGCAGCTTCAATTTTGAAAGATGCTAAAACTGAAGCTGAATCAATTAAAAAGGATAAAATTTTACAAGCAAAAGAAAAGTTTTTAGAATTAAAAGCTGAACATGAGCAGGTAATTTTATCGAGAGACAAGAAAATTGCGGAAGCAGAAAAGAGAACTAGAGATAAAGAATCTCAAGTGTCGAGTGAACTGGCTAAAAACAAGAAATTGAATGATGAATTTGAAGAAAAATTAGCAGATTACAACACGAGAATTGAGTTTTTGGATAAAAAACAACAAGAAATTGAAAAGCTTCACAGAAGTCAAGTAGAACAGTTAGAAGTAATTTCTGGATTGTCTGCTGAAGAGGCTAAAAATCAATTAGTTGAAAGTTTAAAAGCTGAGGCAAAAACATCTGCGATGTCTTTCATTCAAAATGCAATGGAAGAAGCAAAAATGACAGCTCAGCAAGAAGCTAAGAAAGTTATCATTAATACTATTCAACGTGTTGGAACAGAAGAAGCAGTAGAGAACTGTGTTTCTGTTTTCAATATTGAGTCGGATGATGTTAAAGGTAGAATTATTGGTCGTGAAGGGCGAAATATTCGTGCTTTAGAAGCTGCAACTGGAGTTGAAATTATTGTAGATGATACACCAGAGGCAATTATTTTATCTTGTTTCGATCCTGTTAGAAGAGAAATTGCTCGTTTAGCTTTACACAAGTTAGTTACGGATGGTCGTATTCACCCAGCTCGTATCGAAGAAGTTGTTGCTAAAACACAAAAACAAATTGAAGAAGAAATTATCGAAGTTGGAAAACGTACAGTTATCGATTTAGGTATTCACGGATTACATCCTGAATTAATTAAGATTGTTGGACGTATGAAGTATCGTTCGTCTTATGGTCAAAACTTATTACAACACTCAAGAGAAGTTGCCAACTTATGTGGAATTATGGCAGCTGAATTAGGATTAAACGTTAAGTTAGCAAAACGTGCTGGTTTATTACACGATATTGGAAAAGTTCCAGAAACAGAAAGCGAATTGCCTCACGCAATTTTAGGTATGCAATGGGCTGAAAAATATGGTGAGAAAGACGAAGTTTGTAATGCAATTGGAGCGCACCACGACGAGATTGAGATGAAATATTTAATTTCTCCATTAGTTCAAGTTTGTGATGCTATTTCGGGAGCAAGACCTGGAGCAAGACGTCAAGTTTTAGATTCTTATATACAGAGGTTAAAAGACTTAGAAGATATTGCTTACGGATTTAATGGTGTTAAAAATGCTTATGCTATCCAAGCAGGTAGAGAATTACGTGTTATAGTAGAAAGTGAAAAAGTTTCTGATGAAATGGCTTCTACTTTATCATTTGAAATCTCTCATAAAATTCAAACTGAAATGACTTATCCAGGTCAAGTTAAGATTACTGTAATTAGAGAAACTAGAGCGGTTAATATTGCGAAGTAATAATCTAATTTAGTTATATATTTTAAAAAAGCTGTTCCATTCGGAACAGCTTTTTTATTTTCTAGGATGATAGTTATTGAGTACCTCTGCTAAGAAAGTTCTATCTAAATGCATATATACTTCTGTTGTGGTTATCGATTCGTGCCCTAACATTAATTGAATAGATCTTAAATCGGCTCCGTTTTCAAGTAAGTGCGTAGCAAATGAATGTCGGAAGGTGTGTGGTGAAATTGACTTTTTTAAACCTATTTTAACCGCTAAATCTTTGATTATAGTAAAAACCATTGCTCGTGTTAATTGTTTACCTCTGCGGTTTAAAAAAAGTGTGTCTTCAAATCCTTTTTGTATGTTGAGTTTATTTCGTATCTCGCTTGTATAAATAGCGATAAATTTTTCGGTCGATTTACTAATGGGTACAAAACGCTGTTTATCGCCTTTACCAGTTACTTTAATAAAACCTTCGTTAAAGAATAAATCGGAAATTTTTAAAGTAATTAATTCCGAAACACGAAGACCACAACTGTATAAAGTTTCGAGCATCGCTCTGTTTCTTTCTCCTTCCGGAGTTGATAAATCGATAGCACTAATTAAACTATCAATTTCATTGGTAGAAAGTGTATCGGGTAGTTTTCTGCCTGTTTTAGGAACTTCTATAAGTTCTAAAGGTGTTTCATTTCTTAAATCTTCAAATATTAAAAAGTTAAAAAAGCTCTTTAAACCCGAGATAATTCGAGATTGACTTCGAGCATTAACTTCTCCTGAAAGCTTATATAAAAAAGATTGAATGGTTTCTTCAGTAATTTTTATTGGACTTTCGTTGATGTTGTTTTCATTTAAATAGAAAATTAGTTTTTCTATATCGAAAGTATAATTAGCAATAGTGTTTTCAGAAAGACCTCTTTCTAATCGTAGGTAATTTTGAAATTGTTTTAAATAAGATGCCCAACTCATACACCAAAAGTAATCATTTTCGTGCATAAAAAAACCCAAACTTTTGCTTGGGTTCTTATAAATTGTTATAAATCTTAGAACTTATATCCAAAACCTACATAGAAGCCACTTAAATGATAATCAAGTCCATCTACATCAGATAAATTTGCTAAACCAAAATTATATCGTGCATCTACTACAAAGTTTTCAGCAAAATTATATTCAGCACCTAAGTCGAAACCGAAGTTGAAAGATTTAATTCCATCAGGTGCATCTGTTAAGAAAGCTAAATTTGGACCTGCTTTAACACCTAAAGCTTCAGTAGCCATATATTTTGCGTGTAAAGGAATTTGTACTTGAGACGCATTGTCAACAGATACATATAATAATTCTGGTTGAAAATGAAACTTATCAGATAAAGTTACATCAGCAAAACCACCAATAAAGAAACCACCGTCGCTTTCAGTAGCTGAAGCGCCACCAGCTTCTGCTTTACCAGATAAACCAGCATAACCAGCTTTAACTCCAAATTGAGTTTCTTATGCTTGAGTTGTCATAAACCCTAATACTGCGATTGCAGCAAATAAAACTTTTTTCATATTTAGTTTAATTTTTATAGTTAATGTTAACAAATATAGAAGTTTTTTTGAATTAACAAATAAAATATATGTAAACTAATAAACAAGTTTATTAACAAAAAAATCCCGCCATTGGCGGGATTTTTATTATTTGTATGTACGTTACAAATTAGAATTTGTAGTTAACACCAAAAGTTACAGCAGTCCAGTTACCACCAAATGAGAAAGTGTTAGTAGCATCAGCACCGTCACCACCATTATCATCAGATGAGAAACCTAATACACCTACACCAGCTTCTAATGAGAAGTTAGGAGATACGAAATAGTTCATACCTGCTCCTAAATTAACACCAAAAACATTGTTTTTGTAGTCTGCAGCGTATAGAGAACCATCGTAATCTACACCAAACTCATTGTCATAAGTCATGTAGTTAGCAGCTAATTCAGCAAATAAAGAGAATTGGTTAGCTGGAGTAAAATAGTAACGTCCAAAAGCACCAACACCAAAACCTGAGTTTGTAGCGCTATTACCTAATTCAACTTTGTCGTTAGAATAAGCTAACATACCACCAATAGCGATATTCTCAGTTACAAAGTAACCAACTTTTGGAGCAACAACGAAAGAATTCATTTTGAAATCTCCAGTTTTTGATGAATTTAAAGTTAATGCACCAGAAACGAATACATCACCTTGAGCGAAACCACCGTTTGAAGTAGTAGCCTCTTCTTGAGCGTTAGCAAAAGTAAAACCTAAAATTGCTACAGCTGATAATAAAACTTTTTTCATGTTTAGTTTAAATTTTTAAATTTTAACGGCGCAAATTTATACGTTTTTCTCAATATCCAAATACGTTTTTAAGAATCTATTAATAATATTTTAGTAATATTTATCTTTCGTTGTTGATATTCAATATTTTAACATTTAAAATATTTTGTTAAAAAAGTGTAAAATTTAGATCCAAAATGTTTTTTTTATAAAAAAATGTACAATTAATAGGCGATGTGATGTTATGTGCACGACATTTTTTATCTTTACTTAATTAAAAATCTTCTTATGAAAATCTGTATTATTAATGGGCCAAATTTAAATTTACTAGGAAAACGTGAAACTGATATTTATGGAAATGTTTCTTTTGAGCGATTTTACAATCAGCTACAAGAGAAATATTGTGCTGTAGAATTTGATTATTTTCAAAGTAATATTGAAGGAGAAATTATTAATAAAATTCATGAAGTAGGTTTTTCATTTGATGGAATTATACTTAATGCTGGTGCTTATACACATACTTCTGTAGGAATTGGCGATGCTGTAAAAGGGGTTCATTCTCCAGTTGTAGAAGTTCATATTACCAATACCTATTCTCGCGAAAGTTTTAGACATCAATCTTATATTGCTGGAAGCGCAAAAGGAGTAATTGTTGGTTTTGGATTACAGAGTTACGAATTAGCTATTCAATCGTTCTTATTAGAAAGTTAATGATGCGAATTTTATCCGTTTTTTTAGTTTTACTATGTTTTAATCTTTCTTTGGCACAAATTAGAGGAAAAGTTTTAAGTAAAGAAAATGCTCCTGTTCCTTTTGTAAATATTTTTATTGAGAACACTTATATTGGTACAGCTACTAATGAATATGGTAATTATGAATTAAACTACAATATAAAAGGAAAAGTTGTACTTATTTTTCAATACTTAGGGTACAAGAGTCAAAAACATATTTTAGATATAACAAGTTATCCCTATAATTTTGATGTAGTAATGGAAGAAGAAGACTTTCAATTACAAGAAGTGGTTTTGACAAATGGAGAAAACCCGGCCAATCAAATTATAAAAAATGCAATAGCTTCTAAGAAAAAAAATACCGAAAAAACGAATCGATTTGAAGCTGATTTTTATTCGCGTGGAATTTTTAGAGCAAAAGATATTCCTGAGAAATTTATGGGAATTGAAATTGGTGATTTAGAAGGAAATCTCGATTCGACCAGAAGTGGTGTTATTTATTTATCGGAAACGGTTTCAAAAATTAAGTTCGAAAAGCCTAACAATTTAAGAGAAGATATCATAGCTTCTAAAGTTGCTGGAAATGATAATGGTTTTAGTTTCAATACTGCATTAAATACCGATTATGATTTTTATAGTAATTATGTTGATTTTGGTATTAATATGATTTCACCATTAGCCGATAATGCATTCAATTATTATAAGTACAATTTAGAAAGTACTTTTTATGACGACAACGGAAATCTAATTAATAAAATAAAAGTTACGCCAAAAAGAGATAAAGAGCCTGTTTTTGAAGGTTACCTATATATAATAGAGAATTCTTGGGCAATTTATGGAGTTGATGTTGATATAAAAGGATACCGCATGCAACAACCTATTATTGAAACCATGAAGCTTAACCAAAACTATAGTTATAATCAAACGAATGGAATTTGGGTTAAAAATGTACAATCTTTAGATTTTATTGCGGGAATTTTTGGAATGCAATTCACGGGAAAGTTTTCTTATGTGTTTAGCAATTACATTTTTAAAGATGCTTTTGATAAAAATACTTTTGGTAAAGAAATAGTTTCATTTGAAGCTAATGCTAATAAAAAAGAAGATGAATATTGGCAAGTTAATCGTCAAATTCCGCTTACAAATGAAGAGATTGAAAATTATACTAAAAAAGACAGCATACAAGAACTAAGAACTTCGCAAGTATATTTAGATTCAATTGATGCTATAAAAAATAAGTTTAAAGTTTTTGATATCATAAAAGGTTATACTTATAAGAATAGTTTCAAAAAGTCGAGTTTTAGTTATCATGGTTTACTAGATTTTACTTCGTTAAGTTATAATACCGTTCAAGGTTGGAATTTTGATACAGGTTTTACTTTTAGAAAAGAAAATGAAGAAAAAGGAAAATATACTTCAATTTCGTCAATCTTTAATTATGGTTTTGCTGAAGACAGACTAAGAGTTACGGGTAATTTTCATCATCGATTTAATAACATTAATAAAAAATATGTTTCAGTTTCAGGAGGAAGTGCTGTAAGTCAGTACAATGCTTCCGAACCTATTAGTAAATTAATTAATTCGTTGAGTACGCTTTTGTTTACCAATAATTTCATGAAGTTATACAATAAAGAATTTGTAGAAGTAAGCTTTGGTCAAGAAGTGGTAAACGGAATCTTCATAAACGGAAAATTAGAATATGAAAACCGACATGAGTTGTTCAATACAACCCATTATAAAATGTTCAAAAGTAATGATGTATATACTTCAAATAATCCTTTAGCTCCGCTAGATTATGTTGCTTCTGCTTTTAATGAACATCATGTCTATAAAGGAACTATTGCAACTAGAATTCGTTTCGGACAAAAATATATTTCAAGACCAAATGCTAAAGTGACCATTCAAAATGATAATTATCCTGTTTTAAGTTTTGCTTTTACTAAAGCTTTTGCAGCTACAAATAGTGATTATGAATATGATTTTGTTTCTGGAAGACTAGATTATGATAAAACTTTAGGCAACAAAGGTGATTTTGCTTTACGTTTTAAAGCCGGAAAATTCTTTAATGCCGATAATATTTCTTTTATAGATTACAAACATTTTAACGGAAATCAAACGCATGTAAACTTTAGAGGTGATTATTTAAACGCTTTTAATTTATTACCTTATTATAGTAATTCTACAAACGATGCTTATTTAGAAACACATATTGAGCACAATTTTAAAGGTTACATTATGAATAAAATTCCGTTGCTTAATAAATTACAATGGAATTTAATAGGTGGATTTCATCAAATTAATGTGCCTAATTTTAAACCGTACCAAGAGTTTACCATTGGTTTTAGTAATGTTGGTTTTGGTAAATTTAGATTTTTACGCATCGATTATGTAAGAGCTTATCAAAATGGATATATTGGTGATGGTGTAATGTTTGGAGTTCAGTTTTAGAAAATGAAAAGTATTCTGAATAAAATATTTGGCTTAAAACTTAAAATTCATGTATTTATTGTTTTAGTTTTAGTCATTTTTATTTCTTTTTTACTTTTTAATCTTTATTTATCAGAGTTTCATGAAGAATATTTTAATATAGGATTAATTCTAGGTTTGTTAGTAATTATTCATTGCGTTTTATTAATAACTTCTAGTATTTATTTTTTCTTTAAAAAAGAAAGTTTAAATGCTATTTATAGAATTATTATGTTGGTCTTTAATTTGATATTTTTATATGTATCAATTGGCATTTTTATGTTATTTTTTACTGTATTTTCTTGAAAGAGCGGAAATGTTTTCAAAAAAAAGCTCAGATTTTAAAATCTGAGCTTTTTTTATATATTTTGAACACTGTTAACTGTGACTGCCAACTAAATTATACTCTAACTATGTTAGCACCAATAGCTCTTAATCTTTCATCAATTCTTTCGTAACCTCTGTCAATTTGTTCAATATTCTGAATTGTTGAAGTTCCTTTTGCTGTTAAAGCAGCAATTAACAATGAAATACCCGCGCGAATATCTGGCGAAGTCATAGTTGTTGCTTTTAATTGTGATTGGAAATTGTGTCCAATAACAATTGCTCTATGTGGATCGCATAAAATAATTTTAGCTCCCATATCAATTAATTTGTCCACGAAGAATAAACGGCTTTCAAACATTTTTTGATGAATTAATACTTCACCTTTTGCTTGTGTAGCTACTACTAAAACAATACTCAATAAATCGGGTGTAAAACCTGGCCATGGCGCATCGGCAATTGTTAAGATAGAACCGTCAATATCGGTTTTAATTTGGTAGCCATCTTTATGAGCAGGAATGTAAATATCATCGCCTTTACGTTCTAAAGTAATTCCTAGTTTTCTAAATACATTTGGAATTTGACCTAAATTTTCCCAACTCACATTTTTGATTGTGATTTCGCTTCGAGTCATAGCAGCTAAACCTATCCAAGAACCAATTTCAATCATATCTGGTAAAACTCTATGTTCGCAACCACCTAAAGATTCAACTCCTTCAATGATTAACATATTTGAGCCAATTCCTTGAATTTTGGCCCCCATAGAATTTAGCATTTTACACAACTGTTGTAAGTAAGGTTCACAAGCAGCATTGTAAATAGTTGTAGTGCCTTCCGCTAAAACAGCAGCCATAACAATATTTGCAGTACCAGTTACCGAAGCTTCATCAAGTAGCATGTAAGTTCCTTGTAATCTTCCGTCAATTTCTACACCGTAAAAATGATCTTCTCTTTCGTATCTAAATTTGGCACCAAGGTTAATAAAACCTTCAAAGTGCGTGTCTAATCGACGACGTCCAATTTTATCTCCTCCAGGTTTTGGAATATAGCCACAACCAAAACGTGCTAAAAGTGGACCAACAATCATAATAGAACCGCGTAAACTTCCGCCTTCTTTTTTGAAAGCTTCTGTTTTTAAGTAATTTACATTTACCTCGTCGGCTTGAAACGTGTAATCTCCAGGTCCATTTTTTTGTATTTTAACTCCTAAGTTGCCCAATAAAGCAATTAGTTTGTTTACATCAATAATATCTGGAATATTAGTAATGCGTACTTTTTCCGATGTTAATAGAACCGGACATAAAATTTGTAATGCTTCGTTTTTAGCACCTTGTGGAGTAATTTCTCCTTTTAATGGTTTGCCACCTTCTATACTAAATGTTCCCATGAACGTTAATTTCTTTTATTGTTTTTTTGGATTGTTTTCTTTTTAAATTGGGCTTTAGAATTGTTATTATTGTTGTTCTTTCCTTGGTTGTTAAATTGTGA from Flavobacterium haoranii encodes:
- a CDS encoding cell division protein ZapA; the encoded protein is MSEKLNIKISIADRVYPLTIEDTQEEALRTASKKIDAMIKQFEQSYAVRDKQDVLAMCALQFAAQTEQKKLDTSEEQQNALKRLQSLDLKLSELLSK
- the murA gene encoding UDP-N-acetylglucosamine 1-carboxyvinyltransferase; protein product: MGTFSIEGGKPLKGEITPQGAKNEALQILCPVLLTSEKVRITNIPDIIDVNKLIALLGNLGVKIQKNGPGDYTFQADEVNVNYLKTEAFKKEGGSLRGSIMIVGPLLARFGCGYIPKPGGDKIGRRRLDTHFEGFINLGAKFRYEREDHFYGVEIDGRLQGTYMLLDEASVTGTANIVMAAVLAEGTTTIYNAACEPYLQQLCKMLNSMGAKIQGIGSNMLIIEGVESLGGCEHRVLPDMIEIGSWIGLAAMTRSEITIKNVSWENLGQIPNVFRKLGITLERKGDDIYIPAHKDGYQIKTDIDGSILTIADAPWPGFTPDLLSIVLVVATQAKGEVLIHQKMFESRLFFVDKLIDMGAKIILCDPHRAIVIGHNFQSQLKATTMTSPDIRAGISLLIAALTAKGTSTIQNIEQIDRGYERIDERLRAIGANIVRV
- the rny gene encoding ribonuclease Y: MDFITIIGIVLGIALGFGIAKFLEKSNVSNLIKNAKKEAASILKDAKTEAESIKKDKILQAKEKFLELKAEHEQVILSRDKKIAEAEKRTRDKESQVSSELAKNKKLNDEFEEKLADYNTRIEFLDKKQQEIEKLHRSQVEQLEVISGLSAEEAKNQLVESLKAEAKTSAMSFIQNAMEEAKMTAQQEAKKVIINTIQRVGTEEAVENCVSVFNIESDDVKGRIIGREGRNIRALEAATGVEIIVDDTPEAIILSCFDPVRREIARLALHKLVTDGRIHPARIEEVVAKTQKQIEEEIIEVGKRTVIDLGIHGLHPELIKIVGRMKYRSSYGQNLLQHSREVANLCGIMAAELGLNVKLAKRAGLLHDIGKVPETESELPHAILGMQWAEKYGEKDEVCNAIGAHHDEIEMKYLISPLVQVCDAISGARPGARRQVLDSYIQRLKDLEDIAYGFNGVKNAYAIQAGRELRVIVESEKVSDEMASTLSFEISHKIQTEMTYPGQVKITVIRETRAVNIAK
- a CDS encoding autotransporter domain-containing protein; this encodes MKKVLLSAVAILGFTFANAQEEATTSNGGFAQGDVFVSGALTLNSSKTGDFKMNSFVVAPKVGYFVTENIAIGGMLAYSNDKVELGNSATNSGFGVGAFGRYYFTPANQFSLFAELAANYMTYDNEFGVDYDGSLYAADYKNNVFGVNLGAGMNYFVSPNFSLEAGVGVLGFSSDDNGGDGADATNTFSFGGNWTAVTFGVNYKF
- the aroQ gene encoding type II 3-dehydroquinate dehydratase → MKICIINGPNLNLLGKRETDIYGNVSFERFYNQLQEKYCAVEFDYFQSNIEGEIINKIHEVGFSFDGIILNAGAYTHTSVGIGDAVKGVHSPVVEVHITNTYSRESFRHQSYIAGSAKGVIVGFGLQSYELAIQSFLLES
- the xerD gene encoding site-specific tyrosine recombinase XerD, which translates into the protein MSWASYLKQFQNYLRLERGLSENTIANYTFDIEKLIFYLNENNINESPIKITEETIQSFLYKLSGEVNARSQSRIISGLKSFFNFLIFEDLRNETPLELIEVPKTGRKLPDTLSTNEIDSLISAIDLSTPEGERNRAMLETLYSCGLRVSELITLKISDLFFNEGFIKVTGKGDKQRFVPISKSTEKFIAIYTSEIRNKLNIQKGFEDTLFLNRRGKQLTRAMVFTIIKDLAVKIGLKKSISPHTFRHSFATHLLENGADLRSIQLMLGHESITTTEVYMHLDRTFLAEVLNNYHPRK
- a CDS encoding DUF5686 and carboxypeptidase regulatory-like domain-containing protein; its protein translation is MMRILSVFLVLLCFNLSLAQIRGKVLSKENAPVPFVNIFIENTYIGTATNEYGNYELNYNIKGKVVLIFQYLGYKSQKHILDITSYPYNFDVVMEEEDFQLQEVVLTNGENPANQIIKNAIASKKKNTEKTNRFEADFYSRGIFRAKDIPEKFMGIEIGDLEGNLDSTRSGVIYLSETVSKIKFEKPNNLREDIIASKVAGNDNGFSFNTALNTDYDFYSNYVDFGINMISPLADNAFNYYKYNLESTFYDDNGNLINKIKVTPKRDKEPVFEGYLYIIENSWAIYGVDVDIKGYRMQQPIIETMKLNQNYSYNQTNGIWVKNVQSLDFIAGIFGMQFTGKFSYVFSNYIFKDAFDKNTFGKEIVSFEANANKKEDEYWQVNRQIPLTNEEIENYTKKDSIQELRTSQVYLDSIDAIKNKFKVFDIIKGYTYKNSFKKSSFSYHGLLDFTSLSYNTVQGWNFDTGFTFRKENEEKGKYTSISSIFNYGFAEDRLRVTGNFHHRFNNINKKYVSVSGGSAVSQYNASEPISKLINSLSTLLFTNNFMKLYNKEFVEVSFGQEVVNGIFINGKLEYENRHELFNTTHYKMFKSNDVYTSNNPLAPLDYVASAFNEHHVYKGTIATRIRFGQKYISRPNAKVTIQNDNYPVLSFAFTKAFAATNSDYEYDFVSGRLDYDKTLGNKGDFALRFKAGKFFNADNISFIDYKHFNGNQTHVNFRGDYLNAFNLLPYYSNSTNDAYLETHIEHNFKGYIMNKIPLLNKLQWNLIGGFHQINVPNFKPYQEFTIGFSNVGFGKFRFLRIDYVRAYQNGYIGDGVMFGVQF